ACCAAGTACTTTTTGTCAACCATCTATACAGTGTGcaaatactcttttttttcttttgccaaAGGTTTGGATACATATCTTTTGGTTCTTATTGATCATTCATATATCATCTTATTTCAGCGGTAATATGGTATAAGTAGATCTGAAAAACAAGACGCAACATGGGGCATCCTGTAGAATAACTACACTAGACTGAAAAAAATCATTCACTTCACTTTGAACAAACTAAACACTCCCACTCAAAGATAGATATATGAAACCCCGACTGATGTAAGACAAACAACGCATCCTCCGGTTTCCTTCATAGCTATGAAACTAGCCATTCTGGTGGTCTCCTTTCTCCTCTCACTCCAGCTCTTTCAGAAAGTCAACATTGTCCACAAACACCTGCAAAGCCCAAAAGGTTAAGCAACTCAAACACATTTAGTCAGAGCTATTtccatgaaaatgatgaacctctctctctctctctctctcagaacCAGAATCTTACCGACTTCCAGCCATCAGGATCCAAACAGGCGGTGATCTTTGTGCTTATACCTGGTAAGGGACCAGGTTCCCTCGTGATTTTCCCACCAAAGAGTTTTACAGCCTCTGCGGTTTTGTACACGTCATCCGTCCCTATCGCAAtctgacaatattttttttacaagttAGAAACTATAgctacctctctctctctatatcgaAATTTACTCTTTACCTGAGCATAAGCATTTCCTTTATCATATTCAGTGACACCATAGTTATATGTCAGCTCTAGGACTGCAGTTTTGTCTTCTGGACCATATCCCATCATAGCTATTGTGTACTGCAAACAAACACTTATGGTAAGCGATTTATAGacataaaccaaaccaaacgaACCAACAATAGTAGCAGGATTTGCAGGTAAAATTTGAACAGTAAAGACCATACGTATAGAAAGTGAAAGTTACAGTGACACAGGTAAGAATTAGATTCATGAGCCATGGCATGTTTACCTTGTACTCTGGGTTGTCTCTTGTGCGCAGAAGTTCCATTCCAAAAGCCTATAAAGAATGGAAGAAGCACCTATTATCAGAAGATAACAATGCATTCtgataaaagaaagaaagaaagaaacagagataATATATCAGATAAAACACATTGTTCAGTTCAGGCTAGCAAGCTCTCCTATCGCACAAGGATTTCATAGGACTCAACCTTCTCATAGAATTTGATGGACCTGTCAAGATCACCAACACGGAGCATAACTTGGCAAAGAGGTTCTGGTGTAGGACCTCTCTCCAAGAGTTCAAATTTGTAACCATCAGGATCTTCAATGAATGCGATAACAGTTTTACCACCTTTGACAGCACCAGGCTCCCTTGTTACTTTGCCCCCTTTCGCTTTTATAAGTTCTACCGTTTTCGCCACctttttggaaagaaaaaaaaaagaaagttcaaTTCTTAGAAAAAGACACACAAAACAAGAAGGCAAAACACATTAAAACAAGAAGGCTCACATCGTCGACagcaataccaaagtgaccaAAACCTGCTCCAATGTCATACTTGTCAACTCCATAATCTGGAAATAAAACAACACTTAACACATAAGCCAACCATAAAGCTAAACAAAGTACATCACTTTGGAGCTTGACACACTTACTATAAGTGAGCTCAATGACAAAATGTGAATCTTCGGGACCATAACCAAGAAAAGCATTTGTATACTTCTCTTCTGGTATATCACGCTTGCGTAGAAGCTTCATTCCAAGACATTCCGTATAGAACCTGCACCAATTAGATCGCTTCAGCTAATCTTAAATCTCTTTGGCATTAACAGAGAAAACCCGCTTATAAAAACGTACTTTATGGTCCGGTCTAAATCGCCAACACGGTAAACGACGTGAAGCATTCTCCTGTTATCATCTTTGACCCACTTGAGAAGATCCTCTTCAGTAGCGGCCGTGCTTGCGTTTCCAGATTCAGCTACTCCTAAGCAGCTTACGCTTCTTCTCAAAGTCAAAAGCTTTGACTGAGTAACATCTGTGGaaacacaaaacaaatcaattgaaACTCCATCAAGACCATAGATGACAAATCAATTGAAACAAATGAttgatttcaaaattattatctctaaaggtggaggaggaggaggattaCGGGAGAAAGAGAGGGTGGAGCGAGAGAGATTCCTGGAGACGACGGGGAAGCGAGGAGATGCAGAGACGCAGCCTAGCAAGGAAGGTCGGATGGTGGAGGCCATTGAGATTATCCTCATCCTCACAGTCTCCTCTCGAGTCTGTCTGTGATTGTGAACCAAGCAAGCGGTAGTAGTTACCTTTCCTCCCTCGAGTGAAGCCAACGGTGAAGATAAAagctctattttttatttttattttctgtcgatttataaaaatagaataaaatggACCAGGTTTATCGAACTTTAGCATTAGtacttttctttttgatttttgttagcacataattaaattatattttatcagaATGTATAATTGAACGATTCTCATGAATCAAGATATCTGGAATCAAAATTCTAATTAATCAGATTATG
This Brassica napus cultivar Da-Ae chromosome C6, Da-Ae, whole genome shotgun sequence DNA region includes the following protein-coding sequences:
- the LOC106406212 gene encoding probable lactoylglutathione lyase, chloroplastic; its protein translation is MRIISMASTIRPSLLGCVSASPRFPVVSRNLSRSTLSFSHVTQSKLLTLRRSVSCLGVAESGNASTAATEEDLLKWVKDDNRRMLHVVYRVGDLDRTIKFYTECLGMKLLRKRDIPEEKYTNAFLGYGPEDSHFVIELTYNYGVDKYDIGAGFGHFGIAVDDVAKTVELIKAKGGKVTREPGAVKGGKTVIAFIEDPDGYKFELLERGPTPEPLCQVMLRVGDLDRSIKFYEKAFGMELLRTRDNPEYKYTIAMMGYGPEDKTAVLELTYNYGVTEYDKGNAYAQIAIGTDDVYKTAEAVKLFGGKITREPGPLPGISTKITACLDPDGWKSVFVDNVDFLKELE